In one Carassius carassius chromosome 12, fCarCar2.1, whole genome shotgun sequence genomic region, the following are encoded:
- the LOC132154634 gene encoding guanylate-binding protein 1-like isoform X3 has product MSCSKYMSAPVCLIENDENGKLHVKKEGKEILDGIHEPVVVVSVVGLYRTGKSYLMNRLAGQQSGFALGSTIESKTKGIWMWCVPHPKKKGHTLVLLDTEGLGDVAKGDSKNDGWIFCLAVLLSSTLVYNSRGTIDNTAVEKLHYVAELAENIKIRSTEVEDEEEGEDSEFVMFFPSFTWVVRDFTLDLEIDGKKVTDDGYLEFALNLKKGVGRKMSDYNLPRECIKRYFPSRKCFVFPFPVTTQENMTRLEILQDKDLAQQFLEVTGHFCHHIFVNSAVKRLKGGHIVTGRLLGRLVEIYVDTISSGEVPCLENAVVVLANQENQAAVQEALKVYQRGMEEVKNMLPISIEYLTCEHQKLSSLAISQFTKRSFKDEKTEYLKKLEEAVCVCYTDLLQDNQMASEKKCRDLLKNLFVDVNKRLQDGEYSQAGGYELYKRDRDAIVEQYRREPNKGVRAEAVLEEFLKEREPEANSILCMDNKLTENEKQMKKQKEKAALLEQKMKEEEEKRIENERMMETEKVRHEDMVKQMQEKFNKELEQQQQERDRAIESKLKEQEEMFKKGFKQKAENLEEEIMKLKNEKERSKGGGIFKDYVMPFLCPLVEMVPNLLMQRSMLKSLTKGLKR; this is encoded by the exons ATGTCTTGTAGTAAATACATGTCTGCTCCGGTGTGTCTCattgaaaatgatgaaaatgGGAAGCTACACGTGAAGAAAGAGGGCAAAGAAATTCTGGATGGGATCCATGAGCCGGTGGTGGTGGTGTCTGTGGTGGGACTCTACCGTACGGGGAAGTCTTACCTTATGAATCGCCTGGCGGGACAACAGTCCG GTTTTGCTCTTGGCAGCACTATTGAATCAAAAACCAAAGGCATCTGGATGTGGTGTGTCCCTCACCCTAAAAAAAAAGGACACACTCTGGTGCTGTTGGACACAGAGGGACTTGGTGATGTGGCGAAA GGAGACTCTAAGAATGACGGCTGGATCTTCTGTCTGGCTGTTCTGCTCAGCAGCACATTGGTGTACAACAGCCGCGGCACAATCGATAACACTGCAGTGGAAAAGCTGCA CTACGTTGCTGAGCTCGCTGAGAACATCAAGATCAGGTCAACAGAAGTAGAAGATGAGGAGGAAGGAGAAGATTCTGAGTTTGTGATGTTCTTCCCATCATTCACCTGGGTTGTGAGAGATTTCACCTTGGATTTAGAAATTGATGGAAAAAAAGTGACAGATGACGGTTACCTTGAATTTGCCCTCAATCTGAAGAAAG GTGTGGGTAGGAAAATGAGTGACTACAATCTGCCTCGTGAATGTATCAAGCGTTATTTTCCTAGCCGGAAGTGTTTTGTGTTCCCGTTTCCTGTTACCACCCAGGAAAACATGACACGCCTGGAGATCTTACAAGACAAGGACCTTGCACAACAATTTCTGGAGGTCACAGGGCATTTCTGTCACCATATTTTTGTAAACAGTGCTGTGAAAAGACTGAAAGGAGGACACATAGTAACTGGCCGAT TGCTTGGCCGTCTAGTTGAGATTTATGTAGACACTATCAGCAGTGGTGAAGTGCCCTGTTTGGAAAATGCAGTGGTTGTTCTGGCAAATCAAGAAAACCAGGCAGCTGTTCAAGAAGCTTTGAAAGTATATCAGAGAGGAATGGAAGAG GTGAAAAATATGTTACCAATCAGTATAGAATATTTGACCTGTGAGCACCAGAAACTCAGCAGTCTGGCCATTTCTCAGTTCACGAAACGCTCATTCAAAGATGAAAAAACTGAATACCTGAAAAAACTGGAG GAAGCTGTATGTGTGTGCTATACAGACTTGCTGCAAGATAATCAGATGGCATCAGAGAAAAAGTGCAGAGACCTGCTGAAGAATCTGTTTGTGGATGTGAATAAACGGCTGCAGGATGGAGAATACAGTCAGGCTGGAGGATATGAACTCTATAAAAGAGACAGAGATGCCATTGTTGAACAGTACCGCAGAGAACCCAACAAAGGTGTAAGG GCTGAGGCTGTGCTGGAAGAGTTTCTGAAAGAACGGGAACCTGAAGCAAACAGCATCCTCTGCATGGATAATAAACTCactgaaaatgagaaacaaatgaAAA agcagaaggagaaagcggctCTGCTGGAACAGAAGAtgaaagaggaagaggagaaacgAATTGAGAATGAACGAATGATGGAGACTGAGAAAGTGAGGCATGAGGACATGGTTAAACAGATGCAGGAGAAGTTCAACAAGGAGctggagcagcagcagcaggagagagacagagcCATTGAGAGCAAACTGAAGGAGCAGGAAGAGATGTTTAAGAAAGGCTTTAAGCAGAAAGCTGAAAACCTTGAGGAAGAAATAATGaagttaaaaaatgaaaaggaacGCTCAAAAGGTGGTGGCATTTTTAAGGACTACGTGATGCCGTTTCTTTGCCCTCTTGTAGAAATGGTTCCCAACCTTCTCATGCAGAGATCAATGTTGAAAAGCCTGACAAAGGGATTGAAACgttaa
- the LOC132154634 gene encoding guanylate-binding protein 1-like isoform X2, protein MSKARLMPSPICLVENVNGSLSTCKDAIEFLCRIHEPVVVVSVVGLYRTGKSYLMNRLAGQQSGFALGNTIESKTKGIWMWCVPHPYKEGHSLVLLDTEGLGDVAKGDSKNDSWIFCLAVLLSSTLVYNSRGTIDNTAVEKLHYVAELAENIKIRSTKVADDEEEEEDFKFVQFFPSFTWVVRDFTLELVIEGKRVTEDEYLEFALQLKKGMSKKVSDYNLPRQCIRNYFPSPRKCFVFPSPASPENMTRLESLQERDLIPDFLEVTGRFCDHIFHNSVVKTVKGGHRVTGKLLGHLVKIYVDTINSGKVPCLDNAVVALANLENQTAVQEAFKAYQTGMEKMKNKFPVGVDDISSEHQKFSSLATCEFMKSSFKDEKGEYLKKLKATIDTYYVGLLQENEMASEKKCRDLLKNLFSDMNKWLQEGKYSQSGGYELYCRDRDTIVEQYRREPNKGVLAEAVLEEFLKEREPEANSILCMDNKLTENEKQMKKQKEKAALLEQKMKEEEEKRIENERMMETEKVRHEDMVKQMQEKFNKELEQQQQERDRAIESKLKEQEEMFKKGFKQKAENLEEEIMKLKNEKERSKGGGIFKDYVMPFLCPLVEMVPNLLMQRSMLKSLTKGLKR, encoded by the exons ATGTCTAAAGCCAGATTAATGCCTTCACCAATATGTTTGGTGGAGAATGTGAACGGATCACTCAGCACCTGTAAGGATGCCATAGAGTTCCTGTGTAGGATCCATGAGCCAGTGGTGGTGGTGTCTGTGGTGGGACTCTATCGTACGGGGAAGTCCTATCTTATGAACCGCCTGGCGGGACAACAGTCAG GCTTTGCTCTTGGCAATACTATTGAGTCGAAGACCAAAGGCATCTGGATGTGGTGTGTCCCACACCCCTATAAAGAAGGACACAGTCTGGTACTGCTGGATACAGAGGGACTTGGGGATGTGGCCAAA GGAGACTCTAAGAATGACAGCTGGATCTTCTGTCTGGCTGTTCTGCTCAGCAGCACATTGGTGTACAACAGCCGTGGCACAATCGATAACACTGCAGTGGAAAAGCTGCA CTATGTTGCTGAGCTCGCTGAGAATATAAAGATCAGATCAACAAAAGTAGCAGAtgatgaggaggaagaagaggattttaAGTTTGTGCAGTTTTTTCCATCATTCACCTGGGTCGTGAGAGATTTCACCTTGGAATTGGTAATTGAAGGAAAGAGAGTGACTGAGGACGAGTATCTTGAATTTGCCCTCCAGCTCAAAAAAG GTATGAGCAAAAAAGTCAGCGACTACAACCTGCCTCGTCAATGCATCCGAAACTATTTCCCATCCCCCAGGAAGTGTTTCGTGTTCCCTTCTCCAGCCTCACCTGAAAACATGACACGTTTAGAAAGCTTGCAAGAGCGGGACCTTATACCCGATTTTCTGGAGGTCACGGGTCGTTTCTGTGACCACATCTTTCACAATAGTGTCGTGAAAACAGTGAAAGGAGGACACAGAGTTACTGGCAAAT TGCTTGGACATCTGGTTAAGATTTATGTAGACACAATCAACAGTGGTAAGGTGCCCTGTCTGGACAATGCAGTTGTTGCTCTTGCAAATCTAGAGAACCAGACAGCTGTTCAAGAAGCTTTCAAAGCATATCAGACTGGGATGGAAAAG ATGAAGAACAAGTTCCCAGTAGGTGTGGATGATATTTCCTCGGAGCACCAGAAGTTTAGCAGTCTGGCCACCTGTGAGTTTATGAAAAGCTCCTTTAAAGATGAAAAAGGAGAATACTTGAAAAAACTCAAGGCAA CTATAGATACGTATTATGTAGGTTTGCTGCAGGAGAATGAGATGGCATCAGAGAAAAAGTGCAGAGATCTGCTGAAGAATCTGTTCTCTGACATGAATAAATGGCTGCAGGAGGGGAAGTACAGTCAATCTGGAGGATATGAGCTCTACTGCAGAGACAGAGACACCATTGTTGAACAGTACCGCAGAGAACCCAATAAAGGTGTATTG GCTGAGGCTGTGCTGGAAGAGTTTCTGAAAGAACGGGAACCTGAAGCAAACAGCATCCTCTGCATGGATAATAAACTCactgaaaatgagaaacaaatgaAAA agcagaaggagaaagcggctCTGCTGGAACAGAAGAtgaaagaggaagaggagaaacgAATTGAGAATGAACGAATGATGGAGACTGAGAAAGTGAGGCATGAGGACATGGTTAAACAGATGCAGGAGAAGTTCAACAAGGAGctggagcagcagcagcaggagagagacagagcCATTGAGAGCAAACTGAAGGAGCAGGAAGAGATGTTTAAGAAAGGCTTTAAGCAGAAAGCTGAAAACCTTGAGGAAGAAATAATGaagttaaaaaatgaaaaggaacGCTCAAAAGGTGGTGGCATTTTTAAGGACTACGTGATGCCGTTTCTTTGCCCTCTTGTAGAAATGGTTCCCAACCTTCTCATGCAGAGATCAATGTTGAAAAGCCTGACAAAGGGATTGAAACgttaa
- the LOC132154634 gene encoding guanylate-binding protein 1-like isoform X4: protein MSKARLMPSPICLVENVNGSLSTCKDAIEFLCRIHEPVVVVSVVGLYRTGKSYLMNRLAGQQSGFALGNTIESKTKGIWMWCVPHPYKEGHSLVLLDTEGLGDVAKGDSKNDSWIFCLAVLLSSTLVYNSRGTIDNTAVEKLHYVAELAENIKIRSTKVADDEEEEEDFKFVQFFPSFTWVVRDFTLELVIEGKRVTEDEYLEFALQLKKGMSKKVSDYNLPRQCIRNYFPSPRKCFVFPSPASPENMTRLESLQERDLIPDFLEVTGRFCDHIFHNSVVKTVKGGHRVTGKLLGHLVKIYVDTINSGKVPCLDNAVVALANLENQTAVQEAFKAYQTGMEKMKNKFPVGVDDISSEHQKFSSLATCEFMKSSFKDEKGEYLKKLKATIDTYYVGLLQENEMASEKKCRDLLKNLFSDMNKWLQEGKYSQSGGYELYCRDRDTIVEQYRREPNKGVLAEAVLNEFLNERGPEAKSILYTDTKLTESDRTFQEEKEKNALLEQKYKEQEEKRMESERMLQAEKERQQDQMRQMQEKFNKELEQQKQEMDRAIESKLKEREEMLKKGFSEKADLLNEEIASLKKEKESSGGLMKEVVMPILGTVAEILPAILNYKVLMKGLKRL, encoded by the exons ATGTCTAAAGCCAGATTAATGCCTTCACCAATATGTTTGGTGGAGAATGTGAACGGATCACTCAGCACCTGTAAGGATGCCATAGAGTTCCTGTGTAGGATCCATGAGCCAGTGGTGGTGGTGTCTGTGGTGGGACTCTATCGTACGGGGAAGTCCTATCTTATGAACCGCCTGGCGGGACAACAGTCAG GCTTTGCTCTTGGCAATACTATTGAGTCGAAGACCAAAGGCATCTGGATGTGGTGTGTCCCACACCCCTATAAAGAAGGACACAGTCTGGTACTGCTGGATACAGAGGGACTTGGGGATGTGGCCAAA GGAGACTCTAAGAATGACAGCTGGATCTTCTGTCTGGCTGTTCTGCTCAGCAGCACATTGGTGTACAACAGCCGTGGCACAATCGATAACACTGCAGTGGAAAAGCTGCA CTATGTTGCTGAGCTCGCTGAGAATATAAAGATCAGATCAACAAAAGTAGCAGAtgatgaggaggaagaagaggattttaAGTTTGTGCAGTTTTTTCCATCATTCACCTGGGTCGTGAGAGATTTCACCTTGGAATTGGTAATTGAAGGAAAGAGAGTGACTGAGGACGAGTATCTTGAATTTGCCCTCCAGCTCAAAAAAG GTATGAGCAAAAAAGTCAGCGACTACAACCTGCCTCGTCAATGCATCCGAAACTATTTCCCATCCCCCAGGAAGTGTTTCGTGTTCCCTTCTCCAGCCTCACCTGAAAACATGACACGTTTAGAAAGCTTGCAAGAGCGGGACCTTATACCCGATTTTCTGGAGGTCACGGGTCGTTTCTGTGACCACATCTTTCACAATAGTGTCGTGAAAACAGTGAAAGGAGGACACAGAGTTACTGGCAAAT TGCTTGGACATCTGGTTAAGATTTATGTAGACACAATCAACAGTGGTAAGGTGCCCTGTCTGGACAATGCAGTTGTTGCTCTTGCAAATCTAGAGAACCAGACAGCTGTTCAAGAAGCTTTCAAAGCATATCAGACTGGGATGGAAAAG ATGAAGAACAAGTTCCCAGTAGGTGTGGATGATATTTCCTCGGAGCACCAGAAGTTTAGCAGTCTGGCCACCTGTGAGTTTATGAAAAGCTCCTTTAAAGATGAAAAAGGAGAATACTTGAAAAAACTCAAGGCAA CTATAGATACGTATTATGTAGGTTTGCTGCAGGAGAATGAGATGGCATCAGAGAAAAAGTGCAGAGATCTGCTGAAGAATCTGTTCTCTGACATGAATAAATGGCTGCAGGAGGGGAAGTACAGTCAATCTGGAGGATATGAGCTCTACTGCAGAGACAGAGACACCATTGTTGAACAGTACCGCAGAGAACCCAATAAAGGTGTATTG GCTGAGGCCGTGCTGAATGAGTTTTTGAATGAGCGAGGACCAGAAGCAAAGAGCATCCTCTACACAGATACAAAACTCACTGAAAGTGACAGAACGTTTCAAG AGGAAAAGGAAAAGAATGCTCTGCTGGAACAGAAGTATAAAGAGCAAGAGGAGAAACGCATGGAGAGTGAGCGAATGTTGCAGGCAGAGAAAGAGCGGCAGCAGGACCAAATGAGGCAGATGCAGGAGAAGTTCAACAAGGAGCTGGAGCAGCAGAAGCAGGAGATGGACAGAGCCATTGAGAGCAAACTGAAGGAGCGGGAGGAGATGCTAAAGAAAGGCTTTAGTGAGAAAGCTGATCTCCTGAATGAAGAGATAGCCagtctaaaaaaagaaaaggaaagttcTGGTGGTTTAATGAAGGAAGTTGTGATGCCAATTTTAGGAACTGTGGCAGAAATCCTTCCAGCTATCCTTAATTATAAAGTGCTGATGAAAGGACTCAAAAGATTATAA
- the LOC132154634 gene encoding guanylate-binding protein 1-like isoform X1 — protein sequence MHKLQSEPSEGKQRIMSCSKYMSAPVCLIENDENGKLHVKKEGKEILDGIHEPVVVVSVVGLYRTGKSYLMNRLAGQQSGFALGSTIESKTKGIWMWCVPHPKKKGHTLVLLDTEGLGDVAKGDSKNDGWIFCLAVLLSSTLVYNSRGTIDNTAVEKLHYVAELAENIKIRSTEVEDEEEGEDSEFVMFFPSFTWVVRDFTLDLEIDGKKVTDDGYLEFALNLKKGVGRKMSDYNLPRECIKRYFPSRKCFVFPFPVTTQENMTRLEILQDKDLAQQFLEVTGHFCHHIFVNSAVKRLKGGHIVTGRLLGRLVEIYVDTISSGEVPCLENAVVVLANQENQAAVQEALKVYQRGMEEVKNMLPISIEYLTCEHQKLSSLAISQFTKRSFKDEKTEYLKKLEEAVCVCYTDLLQDNQMASEKKCRDLLKNLFVDVNKRLQDGEYSQAGGYELYKRDRDAIVEQYRREPNKGVRAEAVLEEFLKEREPEANSILCMDNKLTENEKQMKKQKEKAALLEQKMKEEEEKRIENERMMETEKVRHEDMVKQMQEKFNKELEQQQQERDRAIESKLKEQEEMFKKGFKQKAENLEEEIMKLKNEKERSKGGGIFKDYVMPFLCPLVEMVPNLLMQRSMLKSLTKGLKR from the exons ATgcacaagcttcagtctgaacCATCAGAAGGCAAACAGAG GATCATGTCTTGTAGTAAATACATGTCTGCTCCGGTGTGTCTCattgaaaatgatgaaaatgGGAAGCTACACGTGAAGAAAGAGGGCAAAGAAATTCTGGATGGGATCCATGAGCCGGTGGTGGTGGTGTCTGTGGTGGGACTCTACCGTACGGGGAAGTCTTACCTTATGAATCGCCTGGCGGGACAACAGTCCG GTTTTGCTCTTGGCAGCACTATTGAATCAAAAACCAAAGGCATCTGGATGTGGTGTGTCCCTCACCCTAAAAAAAAAGGACACACTCTGGTGCTGTTGGACACAGAGGGACTTGGTGATGTGGCGAAA GGAGACTCTAAGAATGACGGCTGGATCTTCTGTCTGGCTGTTCTGCTCAGCAGCACATTGGTGTACAACAGCCGCGGCACAATCGATAACACTGCAGTGGAAAAGCTGCA CTACGTTGCTGAGCTCGCTGAGAACATCAAGATCAGGTCAACAGAAGTAGAAGATGAGGAGGAAGGAGAAGATTCTGAGTTTGTGATGTTCTTCCCATCATTCACCTGGGTTGTGAGAGATTTCACCTTGGATTTAGAAATTGATGGAAAAAAAGTGACAGATGACGGTTACCTTGAATTTGCCCTCAATCTGAAGAAAG GTGTGGGTAGGAAAATGAGTGACTACAATCTGCCTCGTGAATGTATCAAGCGTTATTTTCCTAGCCGGAAGTGTTTTGTGTTCCCGTTTCCTGTTACCACCCAGGAAAACATGACACGCCTGGAGATCTTACAAGACAAGGACCTTGCACAACAATTTCTGGAGGTCACAGGGCATTTCTGTCACCATATTTTTGTAAACAGTGCTGTGAAAAGACTGAAAGGAGGACACATAGTAACTGGCCGAT TGCTTGGCCGTCTAGTTGAGATTTATGTAGACACTATCAGCAGTGGTGAAGTGCCCTGTTTGGAAAATGCAGTGGTTGTTCTGGCAAATCAAGAAAACCAGGCAGCTGTTCAAGAAGCTTTGAAAGTATATCAGAGAGGAATGGAAGAG GTGAAAAATATGTTACCAATCAGTATAGAATATTTGACCTGTGAGCACCAGAAACTCAGCAGTCTGGCCATTTCTCAGTTCACGAAACGCTCATTCAAAGATGAAAAAACTGAATACCTGAAAAAACTGGAG GAAGCTGTATGTGTGTGCTATACAGACTTGCTGCAAGATAATCAGATGGCATCAGAGAAAAAGTGCAGAGACCTGCTGAAGAATCTGTTTGTGGATGTGAATAAACGGCTGCAGGATGGAGAATACAGTCAGGCTGGAGGATATGAACTCTATAAAAGAGACAGAGATGCCATTGTTGAACAGTACCGCAGAGAACCCAACAAAGGTGTAAGG GCTGAGGCTGTGCTGGAAGAGTTTCTGAAAGAACGGGAACCTGAAGCAAACAGCATCCTCTGCATGGATAATAAACTCactgaaaatgagaaacaaatgaAAA agcagaaggagaaagcggctCTGCTGGAACAGAAGAtgaaagaggaagaggagaaacgAATTGAGAATGAACGAATGATGGAGACTGAGAAAGTGAGGCATGAGGACATGGTTAAACAGATGCAGGAGAAGTTCAACAAGGAGctggagcagcagcagcaggagagagacagagcCATTGAGAGCAAACTGAAGGAGCAGGAAGAGATGTTTAAGAAAGGCTTTAAGCAGAAAGCTGAAAACCTTGAGGAAGAAATAATGaagttaaaaaatgaaaaggaacGCTCAAAAGGTGGTGGCATTTTTAAGGACTACGTGATGCCGTTTCTTTGCCCTCTTGTAGAAATGGTTCCCAACCTTCTCATGCAGAGATCAATGTTGAAAAGCCTGACAAAGGGATTGAAACgttaa
- the LOC132154635 gene encoding guanylate-binding protein 1-like: MACGGLMSAPVCLIENDENGKLHVKKEGKEILDGIHEPVVVVSVVGLYRTGKSYIMNRLAGQQSGFALGSTIESKTKGIWMWCVPHPNIKGHTLVLLDTEGLGDVDKGNEKHDTWIFCLAVLLSSTLVYNSLGVIDNMALEKLHYVTELTENIRVKAEVNQDEAGSTDFMRVFPSFVWAVRDFTLELKRGDKLITSDEYLEGSLKLKPGSSSQAEQYNLPRRCLRQFFAVRKCFVFPRPASTQNMRRMEKLTEKELDSEFLEQAKTFCCYIYNNAEPKTVTGGKTVTGTALGNLAEVYVEAIRSGKVPCLENAVVSLAKIQNVRAVEEAMQLYMIEMLNMPRLPMRPEELSDIHKIAEKKATEVFITMSFNDNDQMYHQELMGKIHNEYQDMCQQNHEASRSQCEEVREEVFVSLEKCFSDGSYLKPGGYQQYRDTLTQLTSDYRAKTHSQIMSEEVLSKYLKAKEEAGKMILQADQSLSAVEQEKEAQRLKNEILEQQKRSIEEQNQLQEQAFKDMQRTHNEHVNQIISQMEKEQERMRRDNERVLDAKLKEQGALLHQGFQQDASRMQREIESLKADMNKQETSQRSTLSKVVDGIGTAATFLLPGFIPKAVGLGMSWLSKLF; the protein is encoded by the exons ATGGCGTGTGGAGGGCTCATGTCTGCTCCGGTGTGTCTCattgaaaatgatgaaaatgGGAAGCTACACGTGAAGAAAGAGGGCAAAGAAATTCTGGATGGGATCCATGAGCCGGTGGTGGTGGTGTCTGTGGTGGGACTCTACCGTACGGGGAAGTCTTACATTATGAATCGCCTGGCGGGACAACAGTCCG GCTTTGCTCTTGGCAGCACTATTGAATCAAAGACCAAAGGCATCTGGATGTGGTGTGTCCCTCACCCTAATATAAAAGGACACACTCTGGTGCTGCTGGACACAGAGGGACTTGGTGATGTGGATAAG GGGAATGAGAAACATGATACATGGATCTTCTGTCTGGCAGTTCTTCTCAGCAGTACTCTAGTGTACAACAGCTTAGGGGTCATTGACAACATGGCACTGGAAAAGCTGCA CTACGTTACAGAGCTGACGGAGAACATTCGTGTGAAGGCAGAAGTGAATCAAGACGAGGCCGGGTCAACAGATTTCATGCGTGTTTTTCCATCATTTGTCTGGGCTGTTCGTGACTTTACTTTGGAACTGAAAAGGGGGGATAAACTAATAACATCCGATGAGTATCTGGAGGGCTCATTGAAACTCAAACCAG GTAGCTCATCTCAGGCTGAGCAGTACAACCTGCCTCGTCGTTGTTTGCGACAATTCTTTGCGGTGAGGAAGTGCTTTGTGTTCCCTCGGCCAGCTAGTACGCAAAACATGAGAAGAATGGAGAAACTGACAGAGAAGGAACTGGATTCAGAGTTCCTTGAGCAGGCAAAAACCTTCTGTTGTTATATCTACAACAATGCAGAGCCGAAAACTGTCACTGGAGGCAAAACAGTTACAGGAACAG CTCTGGGTAATCTTGCTGAGGTTTACGTAGAGGCGATCCGCAGTGGTAAGGTTCCATGTCTGGAGAATGCAGTTGTGTCTCTGGCTAAGATCCAGAACGTCCGTGCAGTGGAAGAGGCCATGCAGTTGTACATGATCGAGATGCTCAACATGCCTCGGCTTCCTATGCGCCCGGAAGAGCTGTCTGACATCCACAAAATTGCAGAGAAGAAGGCCACTGAAGTTTTTATCACTATGTCCTTCAATGACAACGATCAGATGTACCATCAAGAGCTCATG GGGAAGATTCATAATGAATATCAAGATATGTGCCAGCAGAATCATGAAGCATCTCGCAGTCAGTGTGAAGAAGTTCGTGAAGAGGTGTTTGTTTCACTGgaaaaatgcttttctgatggATCATACCTGAAACCTGGAGGATACCAACAGTACAGAGACACGCTTACACAGCTGACCAGTGACTACAGAgcaaaaacacactcacaaataaTG AGTGAGGAAGTGTTGAGTAAATATTTGAAAGCAAAGGAAGAGGCTGGAAAAATGATTCTACAAGCTGACCAATCTCTCAGCGCAGTGGAACAGGAGAAAGAGG CACAAAGACTAAAGAATGAGATCCTAGAGCAGCAAAAAAGAAGCATAGAGGAACAGAACCAATTACAGGAGCAGGCATTTAAAGACATGCAAAGAACCCACAATGAGCATGTGAATCAGATCATTAGTCAGATGGAGAAAGAGCAGGAGAGAATGAGGAGAGACAATGAACGAGTCCTGGATGCAAAACTGAAG GAACAGGGAGCTCTTCTACATCAAGGCTTTCAGCAGGACGCTTCCAGGATGCAGAGAGAAATTGAAAGCCTGAAAGCAGATATGAATAAACAGGAAACGTCCCAACGCTCCACACTCAGCAAGGTTGTGGATGGTATCGGCACTGCTGCAACTTTTTTGTTGCCGGGTTTTATTCCTAAAGCAGTTGGTCTTGGTATGTCCTGGCtttcaaaactgttttga